The following are encoded together in the Oncorhynchus kisutch isolate 150728-3 linkage group LG8, Okis_V2, whole genome shotgun sequence genome:
- the LOC109895589 gene encoding spindlin-Z-like, translated as MKTPFGKMPGQRPRADGGNTGVSANLIKRKNSHKKQKNVGPSKPIAQPRRNIVGCRITHQWKEDTKVSQWKGTVLDQVPVNPSLYLIKYDGFDCIYGLELHKDERVQGLEVLPDRVAPARVSDAQLAETMIGKAVEHMFEQDEGPKEEWRGMVLARAPIMNTWFYITYEKDPVLYMYQLLDDYKEGDLRIMPDSNDSTPSEREPGEVVDSLVGKQVEYAKEDGGKRTGMVIHQVEAKPSVYFIKFDDDFHIYVYDLVKTS; from the exons ATGAAGACCCCATTTGGAAAGATGCCAGGCCAGCGCCCCAGAGCTGATGGGG GTAATACTGGGGTTTCTGCAAATCTGATCAAGAGGAAAAATTCCCACAA GAAGCAGAAGAATGTTGGTCCAAGCAAGCCTATTGCCCAACCCAGACGAAACATAGTGGGTTGCAGGATAACGCACCAGTGGAAGGAAGATACCAAGGTTTCCCAGTGGAAAGGAACAGTTCTCGATCAAGTCCCTGTCAACCCATCTCTCTACCTGATCAAGTATGATGGATTTGACTGCATCTATGGACTTGAGCTTCACAAAGATGAGAGGGTGCAAGGCCTGGAGGTTTTACCAGACAGAGTTG CTCCAGCTCGCGTCAGTGATGCACAGCTAGCAGAAACCATGATAGGCAAAGCAGTGGAGCACATGTTTGAGCAAGATGAAGGACcaaaggaggagtggaggggcatGGTGCTAGCACGGGCTCCCATTATGAACACATGGTTCTACATCACTTACGAAAAGGACCCTGTTTTGTACATGTACCAGCTCTTGGATGACTACAAAGAGGGGGATCTCCGGATAATGCCTGATTCAA ATGACTCAACCCcatcagagagagagccaggcgaAGTGGTGGATAGCCTTGTTGGCAAACAAGTGGAATATGCCAAAGAGGATGGCGGCAAAAGGACAGGCATGGTTATCCATCAGGTTGAAGCCAAACCCTCTGTGTATTTCATCAAGTTTGATGACGACTTTCACATCTACGTCTACGATTTAGTAAAAACGTCTTAG